The Agrococcus carbonis genome has a window encoding:
- a CDS encoding VOC family protein → MDVRTVLWFDGRIEEAAERYVSLVPGSAITGITRYPDGDDPWPGEHRPGEALTVDLHLSGVPYQLLNGGPQFPQSEAVSIAVTVDGQAEVDRLWDALVADGGEESMCGWCRDRYGVSWQVIPKQLGELMQGPNGMAVTRAMLGMRKLDVAALEAAAAG, encoded by the coding sequence ATGGATGTGCGCACCGTGCTCTGGTTCGACGGCCGGATCGAGGAGGCCGCCGAGCGCTACGTCTCGCTCGTGCCGGGCTCGGCGATCACCGGCATCACCCGCTATCCCGATGGCGACGACCCGTGGCCGGGCGAGCACCGGCCGGGCGAGGCGCTCACCGTCGACCTGCACCTCAGCGGCGTGCCGTACCAGCTGCTGAACGGCGGCCCGCAGTTCCCGCAGTCGGAGGCGGTGTCGATCGCGGTGACCGTCGACGGGCAGGCAGAGGTCGACCGGCTGTGGGATGCGCTCGTCGCCGACGGCGGCGAGGAGTCGATGTGCGGGTGGTGCCGCGACCGCTACGGCGTCTCGTGGCAGGTCATCCCCAAGCAGCTCGGCGAGCTCATGCAGGGGCCGAACGGCATGGCGGTCACGCGGGCGATGCTCGGCATGCGCAAGCTCGACGTCGCCGCGCTCGAGGCCGCCGCGGCGGGCTGA
- a CDS encoding ATP-dependent 6-phosphofructokinase: MRVGILTSGGDCPGLNAVIRAAVLTGMVHHGLEFVGIRDGYRGLKEGDVRVLNRSSVRGTSRIGGTILGTSRTNPYEGEGGGAAAISETLERLGIDAVMVIGGEGTLAAANRLADDGLPIVGVPKTIDNDLDATDYTFGFDTAVQIATEAGDRLRTTGDSHMRCMVLEVMGRHVGWIALHTGIATGAHVTLIPEQPRSIEWICEYVQSVYDRRRAPLVVVSEGFRLEGMEEEYSRKGLDAWGRPRLGGIGEVLAPMIEERTGIESRATVLGHIQRGGAPSGADRVLATRFGLAAIDAIVDRAWGSMVSLRGTDIVRVRMAEALGDLKRVPEHRYREAERLFG, translated from the coding sequence ATGCGAGTCGGGATCCTCACCTCCGGCGGCGACTGCCCAGGGCTGAACGCCGTCATCCGCGCTGCCGTGCTCACGGGCATGGTGCACCACGGCCTCGAGTTCGTCGGCATCCGCGACGGCTACCGCGGCCTCAAGGAGGGCGACGTGCGCGTGCTCAACCGCTCGAGCGTGCGCGGCACCTCCCGCATCGGCGGCACGATCCTCGGCACGAGCCGCACGAACCCGTACGAGGGGGAGGGCGGCGGCGCCGCCGCGATCTCCGAGACGCTCGAGCGCCTCGGCATCGACGCGGTCATGGTGATCGGCGGCGAGGGCACCCTCGCGGCCGCGAACCGGCTCGCCGACGACGGGCTGCCGATCGTGGGCGTGCCGAAGACGATCGACAACGACCTCGATGCGACCGACTACACGTTCGGCTTCGACACCGCGGTGCAGATCGCGACCGAGGCCGGCGACCGGCTCCGCACCACGGGCGATTCGCACATGCGCTGCATGGTGCTCGAGGTCATGGGCCGCCACGTCGGCTGGATCGCGCTCCACACCGGCATCGCGACCGGCGCGCACGTCACCCTCATCCCCGAGCAGCCGCGGTCGATCGAGTGGATCTGCGAGTACGTGCAGTCGGTCTACGACCGCCGTCGAGCGCCGCTCGTCGTCGTCTCGGAGGGCTTCAGGCTCGAGGGGATGGAGGAGGAGTACTCCCGCAAGGGGCTCGATGCGTGGGGCCGCCCGCGGCTCGGCGGCATCGGCGAGGTGCTCGCGCCCATGATCGAGGAGCGCACCGGCATCGAGTCGCGCGCGACGGTGCTGGGGCACATCCAGCGGGGCGGCGCGCCCTCGGGCGCCGACCGCGTGCTCGCGACCCGCTTCGGCCTCGCGGCGATCGACGCGATCGTCGACCGCGCGTGGGGCTCGATGGTGTCGCTGCGCGGCACCGACATCGTGCGCGTGCGGATGGCGGAGGCGCTCGGCGACCTCAAGCGCGTGCCCGAGCACCGCTACCGCGAGGCCGAGCGGCTCTTCGGCTGA
- a CDS encoding aldehyde dehydrogenase family protein, with amino-acid sequence MSEYRVTDPYTGQVVKEYPTATDDEIRAAIERAQTAYGTWSSTPLAERAAIIGRAAAAFAERSRELAEIIRTEMGKPLAQGVGEAEFSADIIQYYVDNAEAFLADEVLTTNSGADARVVKSSQGVILGIMPWNYPYYQVARFAFPNLILGNTVLLKHAPQCPWSATTIAEILAEAGLPEGAYENIFATNEQIAEIVIPDPRVRGVSLTGSERAGAAVAEVAGRNLKKVVLELGGSDPFVVLSADDMDAVVQSALDARMENSGQACNASKRFIVIDELYDEFSQKLGAAIADLPVGEAEDEDAAVGALSSQAAADRLRSQVQSALGEGAQVLAGSVEESGDTRVRPALLGGVTEQMGAYREELFGPIGTVYRAKDVDDAVRIANDTPFGLGARVWCNDPELALAIADRIDAGMVAINDAGAEDYDMPFGGTKRSGFGRELGPHGMEEFMNKKLVVRP; translated from the coding sequence GTGAGCGAGTACCGGGTCACCGATCCCTACACCGGCCAGGTCGTCAAGGAGTATCCGACGGCGACCGACGACGAGATCCGCGCCGCGATCGAGCGGGCGCAGACGGCCTACGGCACGTGGTCGTCCACGCCGCTGGCCGAGCGCGCCGCGATCATCGGCAGAGCGGCAGCGGCGTTCGCCGAGCGCAGCCGCGAGCTCGCCGAGATCATCCGCACCGAGATGGGCAAGCCGCTCGCGCAGGGCGTGGGCGAGGCCGAGTTCTCGGCCGACATCATCCAGTACTACGTCGACAACGCCGAGGCCTTCCTCGCCGACGAGGTGCTGACCACGAACTCCGGCGCCGACGCGCGCGTCGTGAAGTCGTCGCAGGGCGTGATCCTCGGCATCATGCCGTGGAACTACCCCTACTACCAGGTGGCGCGCTTCGCGTTCCCCAACCTCATCCTCGGCAACACCGTGCTGCTCAAGCACGCGCCGCAGTGCCCGTGGTCGGCGACGACGATCGCCGAGATCCTCGCCGAGGCGGGCCTGCCCGAGGGTGCGTACGAGAACATCTTCGCGACCAACGAGCAGATCGCCGAGATCGTCATCCCCGACCCGCGCGTGCGCGGCGTCTCGCTCACCGGCTCCGAGCGCGCAGGCGCGGCGGTCGCCGAGGTCGCGGGCCGCAACCTCAAGAAGGTCGTGCTCGAGCTCGGCGGCAGCGACCCCTTCGTCGTGCTCTCGGCCGACGACATGGATGCGGTGGTGCAGTCGGCGCTCGACGCGCGCATGGAGAACTCCGGCCAGGCATGCAACGCCTCGAAGCGCTTCATCGTGATCGACGAGCTCTACGACGAGTTCTCGCAGAAGCTCGGCGCCGCGATCGCGGACCTGCCGGTGGGCGAGGCGGAGGACGAGGACGCAGCCGTCGGCGCCCTCTCGTCGCAGGCCGCCGCGGACCGGCTGCGCTCGCAGGTGCAGTCGGCGCTCGGCGAGGGCGCGCAGGTGCTCGCGGGCTCCGTCGAGGAGTCGGGCGACACGCGCGTGCGGCCCGCGCTGCTCGGCGGTGTGACCGAGCAGATGGGTGCGTACCGCGAGGAGCTCTTCGGGCCCATCGGCACCGTCTACCGCGCGAAGGACGTCGACGACGCCGTGCGCATCGCGAACGACACCCCGTTCGGCCTCGGCGCGCGCGTGTGGTGCAACGACCCCGAGCTCGCGCTCGCGATCGCCGACCGCATCGACGCCGGCATGGTCGCGATCAACGACGCCGGCGCCGAGGACTACGACATGCCCTTCGGCGGCACCAAGCGCTCGGGCTTCGGCCGCGAGCTCGGGCCGCACGGCATGGAGGAGTTCATGAACAAGAAGCTCGTCGTCCGACCCTGA
- a CDS encoding inositol monophosphatase family protein has translation MSSYDDDLALALRLADDADAISMARFGAQDLEIATKPDTTFVTDADRAVERRIRDVLEAERPDDAIFGEEYGTSGDARRQWVIDPIDGTAHFLRGAPIWATLIALVVDGRPVVGVVSSPALGARWWAAAGGGAWKRTPADDAPQPIRVSGVADLAESALSYNSIQGWDGAGRIDQLVALQRDVWRARSYGDAWSYMLLAEGKVDAVAEFDLQPYDMAALVPVIEEAGGTFTAVTGEAGPWHGSALATNGHLHAQLLERLAR, from the coding sequence GTGAGCAGCTACGACGACGACCTTGCCCTCGCCCTGCGGCTGGCCGATGACGCCGACGCCATCTCGATGGCGCGCTTCGGCGCGCAGGACCTCGAGATCGCGACGAAGCCCGACACGACGTTCGTGACCGACGCCGACCGCGCGGTCGAGCGCCGCATCCGTGACGTGCTCGAGGCCGAGCGCCCCGACGACGCGATCTTCGGCGAGGAGTACGGCACGTCGGGCGACGCGCGCCGGCAGTGGGTCATCGACCCGATCGACGGCACCGCGCACTTCCTCCGGGGCGCGCCCATCTGGGCGACGCTCATCGCGCTCGTCGTCGACGGTCGCCCGGTCGTGGGCGTCGTCTCCTCCCCCGCGCTCGGCGCCCGCTGGTGGGCAGCGGCCGGCGGCGGCGCGTGGAAGCGGACGCCCGCCGACGATGCGCCGCAGCCCATCCGCGTCTCGGGCGTCGCCGACCTCGCCGAGTCGGCGCTGTCGTACAACTCCATCCAGGGCTGGGACGGCGCGGGCCGGATCGACCAGCTGGTCGCCCTGCAGCGCGACGTGTGGCGCGCGCGCTCCTACGGCGACGCGTGGAGCTACATGCTGCTCGCCGAGGGCAAGGTGGATGCGGTCGCCGAGTTCGACCTGCAGCCCTACGACATGGCGGCGCTCGTGCCGGTGATCGAGGAGGCGGGCGGCACGTTCACGGCGGTGACCGGCGAGGCGGGCCCGTGGCACGGCTCGGCGCTCGCGACGAACGGCCACCTGCACGCGCAGCTGCTCGAGCGCCTCGCGCGCTGA
- a CDS encoding CYTH and CHAD domain-containing protein produces MPQPSQPDSVAPGTVVPGAVASGAVVPGTVTPGTVAREREIEVKLEADAAAALPPLAAVPGVASVDPPRELRLEATYLDTEDGALAAAGIVLRRRTGGDDAGWHVKIAVDAQHREELQLPLGDADAVPEALQDAVALAARGRELVPVARIATLRTVHRLRDAAGRELVEVADDRVTAEGLGAAAGTRDAWREWEAELVDGEPQQLDAVVASLRDAGGHAPAAAAKLTRLLPAMAPAAVPSVEVGPDSPAHALVGPRLQRLVASLRTLDPLVRADVEEAVHRMRVEVRRLRGLLATARPLLERERTEPLRAELGWLGRALGEARDLEVQRRRLAEQLASEPGEQVIGPVAARIDAALAAERRDAHALVLEAMRSSRYFALMDALAALAEAPRWTPRAAGAVHDVLAPRIRRDLRRMRRRLARADEATGAEREARLHAARRAVKRVRYAAELAEPAYGEPAALLAGAAQELQTLLGDVQDAVVARAVLRRLAMPAHLAGESAFTYGLLHARAQAAADAAIARLEPVRARAERSRLRRWLR; encoded by the coding sequence GTGCCGCAGCCGTCGCAGCCCGACTCGGTGGCGCCCGGCACGGTGGTGCCCGGCGCGGTGGCGTCCGGCGCGGTGGTGCCCGGCACGGTGACGCCCGGCACGGTGGCGCGCGAGCGCGAGATCGAGGTGAAGCTCGAGGCGGATGCGGCTGCCGCGCTCCCGCCGCTCGCCGCGGTCCCCGGGGTCGCGAGCGTCGATCCGCCCCGCGAGCTGCGGCTCGAGGCGACCTACCTCGACACCGAGGACGGCGCGCTCGCCGCCGCAGGCATCGTGCTGCGGCGCCGCACGGGCGGCGACGACGCGGGCTGGCACGTCAAGATCGCCGTCGACGCGCAGCACCGCGAGGAGCTGCAGCTGCCGCTCGGCGACGCCGACGCGGTGCCCGAGGCGCTGCAGGATGCCGTGGCCCTGGCAGCCCGGGGGCGCGAGCTCGTGCCCGTCGCGCGCATCGCGACCCTGCGCACGGTGCATCGGCTGCGCGACGCCGCCGGTCGCGAGCTCGTCGAGGTCGCCGACGACCGCGTGACCGCCGAGGGGCTCGGCGCGGCAGCGGGCACGCGCGATGCGTGGCGCGAGTGGGAGGCGGAGCTCGTCGACGGCGAGCCGCAGCAGCTCGACGCGGTCGTCGCGAGCCTTCGGGATGCCGGCGGCCATGCACCCGCGGCCGCGGCGAAGCTCACGCGGCTGCTGCCCGCGATGGCGCCCGCCGCCGTCCCCTCGGTCGAGGTAGGCCCCGACAGCCCCGCGCACGCGCTCGTCGGGCCGCGGCTGCAGCGGCTCGTCGCGAGCCTGCGCACGCTCGATCCGCTCGTGCGCGCAGACGTCGAGGAGGCGGTGCACCGGATGCGCGTCGAGGTGCGACGGCTGCGCGGCCTCCTCGCGACCGCCCGTCCCCTGCTCGAGCGGGAGCGCACCGAGCCCCTGCGCGCCGAGCTCGGGTGGCTCGGCCGCGCGCTCGGCGAGGCGCGCGATCTCGAGGTGCAGCGCCGGCGCCTGGCCGAGCAGCTGGCGAGCGAGCCCGGCGAGCAAGTGATCGGGCCCGTCGCCGCGCGCATCGATGCCGCCCTCGCTGCCGAGCGCCGCGATGCGCACGCGCTCGTGCTCGAGGCCATGCGCTCGAGCCGATACTTCGCGCTGATGGACGCGCTCGCGGCACTCGCCGAGGCGCCGCGATGGACGCCCCGGGCGGCGGGCGCCGTGCACGACGTGCTCGCCCCGCGCATCCGCCGCGACCTGCGCCGCATGCGCCGCCGGCTCGCGCGCGCCGACGAGGCGACGGGAGCCGAGCGCGAGGCGAGGCTGCACGCCGCCCGCCGTGCCGTGAAGCGCGTGCGCTACGCGGCCGAGCTCGCCGAGCCCGCCTACGGCGAACCCGCCGCGCTGCTCGCCGGCGCCGCGCAGGAGCTGCAGACGCTGCTCGGCGACGTGCAGGATGCGGTCGTCGCGCGCGCGGTGCTGCGGCGGCTGGCGATGCCGGCGCACCTCGCCGGCGAGAGCGCCTTCACCTACGGCCTGCTCCACGCTCGCGCGCAGGCCGCCGCGGACGCGGCGATCGCCCGGCTCGAGCCCGTGCGGGCCCGGGCCGAGCGATCGAGGCTGCGTCGCTGGCTGCGCTGA
- the smpB gene encoding SsrA-binding protein SmpB → MPREQGHKVVAQNRKARHDYTIEDRVEAGLVLTGTEVKSLRAGRASLVDGYAYVDAGEAWLDAVHIPEYGQGTWTNHPPRRKRKLLLHKHEIEKLAAKVSQGGYTLVPLSLYFSDGRAKVELAVAKGKKEYDKRHALRERQDKREAERAMRTRNRMGE, encoded by the coding sequence ATGCCTCGCGAACAGGGCCACAAGGTCGTGGCGCAGAACCGCAAGGCGCGCCACGACTACACGATCGAGGATCGCGTCGAGGCGGGCCTCGTGCTCACCGGCACCGAGGTGAAGTCGCTGCGCGCCGGTCGCGCGTCGCTCGTCGACGGCTACGCGTACGTCGACGCCGGGGAGGCGTGGCTCGACGCCGTGCACATCCCCGAGTACGGGCAGGGCACGTGGACGAACCATCCGCCGCGCCGCAAGCGCAAGCTGCTGCTGCACAAGCACGAGATCGAGAAGCTCGCGGCGAAGGTGTCGCAGGGCGGCTACACGCTCGTGCCACTCTCGCTCTACTTCTCCGACGGCCGCGCCAAGGTCGAGCTCGCGGTGGCGAAGGGCAAGAAGGAGTACGACAAGCGGCACGCGCTGCGCGAGCGGCAGGACAAGCGCGAGGCCGAGCGCGCGATGCGCACGCGCAACCGCATGGGGGAGTAG
- a CDS encoding rhodanese-like domain-containing protein: MRDVTPAEVQDRPLVDVREPHEWQLGHAEGALHIPMGEIVERLDEVPDGAAVICRSGARSAQVVAYLEQQGRDAVNVAGGTLAWAADGRPMTGTVV; the protein is encoded by the coding sequence ATGCGAGACGTCACCCCCGCCGAGGTCCAGGACCGCCCGCTCGTCGACGTGCGCGAGCCGCACGAGTGGCAGCTCGGCCACGCCGAGGGCGCGCTGCACATCCCGATGGGCGAGATCGTCGAGCGCCTCGACGAGGTCCCCGACGGCGCGGCCGTCATCTGCCGCTCGGGTGCGCGCAGCGCGCAGGTCGTCGCCTACCTCGAGCAGCAGGGGCGCGACGCGGTCAACGTCGCGGGCGGCACGCTCGCGTGGGCCGCCGACGGGCGCCCCATGACCGGCACGGTCGTCTGA